The Humulus lupulus chromosome 4, drHumLupu1.1, whole genome shotgun sequence genome has a window encoding:
- the LOC133828775 gene encoding uncharacterized protein LOC133828775 produces the protein MSRPFTLPLTGSNALERLRQAKKSSVGSSEADREVVVPPADPPVLTRSQTKKKKKVVQDDSSDPFSDTVALSFPSNAAAYSEIGPHLGEIDKLLWPEDDHRMEQVGTDGSIDTIVSHLFQGLQGVIWLKKKIKSLMATLKDVRSQRNDLRGEVSRLKDAKKESDQLIADLKAQLESKEADVEKLRVTLGQVDDLKAEVASLENRMLVIGLEAEIQCRGVMASEFRDGKADSWDVPKYIADLEELEKMRAEEIIRAEELATSFGIMTTNDLVVDD, from the exons ATGTCCCGACCCTTTACACTTCCTCTAACCGGTTCCAATGCCTTGGAACGTTTGCGTCAAGCAAAGAAATCATCCGTTGGGAGCTCAGAAGCTGATAGAGAGGTTGTCGTGCCTCCGGCTGATCCCCCTGTTTTGACGCGGAGTCAgacgaaaaaaaagaagaaggttGTGCAGGATGATTCTTCTGACCCATTTAGCGACACCGTTGCCCTTTCGTTCCCTTCCAATGCTGCGGCCTATAGTGAGATTGGGCCTCACTTAGGAGAGATTGATAAGTTGTTGTGGCCCGAAGATGATCACAGAATGGAGCAGGTTGGTACGGATGGGTCAATTGATACCATTGTTTCTCATTTGTTCCAG GGTTTGCAAGGGGTCATTTGGCTGAAGAAGAAAATCAAGTCCTTAATGGCAACTCTAAAGGACGTAAGGAGTCAGAGAAATGATCTTCGGGGTGAAGTTAGTCGGCTGAAAGATGCCAAGAAGGAGTCTGATCAACTCATAGCTGATTTGAAGGCTCAACTAGAATCCAAGGAAGCTGATGTCGAGAAGCTGAGAGTGACTCTTGGTCAAGTTGATGATTTGAAAGCCGAGGTTGCTTCGTTGGAGAATCGAATGTTGGTCATTGGGCTGGAGGCTGAGATCCAATGCCGTGGCGTAATGGCCAGTGAGTTTCGGGATGGTAAGGCTGATAGCTGGGATGTTCCCAAATACATTGCTGATCTTGAGGAATTGGAGAAGATGAGGGCTGAAGAGATAATCCGGGCCGAAGAGTTAGCCACTTCTTTTGGCATCATGACTACTAATGATCTGGTTGTGGATGACTGA